A region of the Myxococcus stipitatus DSM 14675 genome:
ACGACGAAATCCAGAGCATCATCCGCACCGCGGTGAAGCCCGAGCAGTTCCGCCACCAGTACGCGCACGCCATGGAGGGCGACGCGCTCTGGCAGCAGCTGCCCGTGGGCAAGGGCTCCACGTTCCAGTGGGACGTCAAGTCCACCTACGTGCGCAAGCCGCCCTTCTTCGAGAACCTGCCCAAGGAGCCGAAGGCGACGCAGGACATCAAGGGCGCGCGCGTGCTGGCGCTCCTGGGTGACTCCGTCACGACGGACCACATCTCCCCCGCGGGCAACATCGCGAAGACGAGCCCCGCCGCCAAGTACCTGATGGCCGAGGGCGTGGAGCCCAAGGACTTCAACTCCTACGGCGCGCGTCGCGGCAACCACGAGGTGATGGTGCGCGGCACCTTCGCCAACATCCGCCTGAAGAACCTGCTGGTCCCCGGCGTGGAGGGTGGCGTCACCGTGCACATCCCCACCCGCGAGCGGATGAGCATCTACGACGCCTCCATGAAGTACCAGGCGGACGGCACGCCGCTGGTGGTGCTGGCCGGCGCCGAGTACGGCACGGGCTCCAGCCGTGACTGGGCCGCCAAGGGCACGCAGCTGCTGGGCGTGAAGGCCGTCATCGCCAAGAGCTTCGAGCGCATCCACCGCTCCAACCTCGTCGGGGGCGTGCTGCCGCTGCAGTTCGAGGCGGGTCAGGACGCGCAGTCGCTGGGCCTCACCGGCCACGAGACGTTCGAAATCACGGGCGTCGCGCAGGACCTGGCGCCGCAGAAGAAGCTCACCGTGAAGGCCACGGGCGAGGGCGGCACCAAGGAGTTCACCGCGGTGTGCCGCATCGACACGCCCAACGAGCTCGACTACTACCGTCACGGCGGCATCCTGCAGTTCGTGCTGCGCCAGCTCGCGAAGGCGTAGTCAGGAAGACAGAGGCTGGCACCTGCTTTCCTCGGCGGGTGCTGGACTCACACAGCGGCCCGGACTGCCCCTGCGGCGCTCCGGGCCGTGGTGTCTCAGGGCTCTCGCAGGCGGGCCCAGGCGGCGCGGTAGCGGGCGAGCCGCTCCGTGTCTTTGGCCGTCACCGCCGTCAACCGGCGCACGTCCATGTTGTCCTCCAGGTCCGCGAGCTTCACCCGGCGCGCCAGCGCGTCGGGCCGCAGCCGCTCGATGAAGGCCTCGTAGGACTCGTCCTTGCGCCGGGTGAGCCCCTCCAGCGCGCGCAGCACTGCTTCCGGGTAGCCGCGCTCACGCAGGCGCTCCAGCGTCCAGGGCGTGTCCTCCACCACGTCATGGAGGACGGCGACGGTGCGCTCCTCCTCCGTCTCCAGCTTCAGCATCAGCCGCAGCGGGTGCAGCACATAGGGCTGGCCGGCCTTGTCCCGCTGTCCACGATGCGCCTCCACCGCGAGGGCGATCGCGTCTTCGAGCGTGGGCATTCCAGGGTCCTTCCGAGAGGGTGTGGCGCCCATCCTCCCACGCCCGCCAAGGTGCGAGCGCGGGAGAAGACGGGCCTCTCGTCAGTTGCAGTTGCCCGCGCCCGTGCCCGCGTTGCCCTGGGAGCAATTGATGCCGCCGCCGCCGTTGTAGCTGAGCAGTCCCTCCAGGGCGAGCGTGCTCGGGTCCTGCGTGCCATCGCTCCGGCGCGGGCGCAGCGTCTTGGAGATGCAGACCGCGCCCACCACCGCGACCTGGTCATTGTCGCGGCGCCAGTTGGTCGGCAGCGGGTCGAACTCGTCCTCGTTGTCGCGGATGTAGAGGAACACATCCATCTCGCCGTCGCCGTCCACGTCCGCGAAGAGCTCCGGGTGCGCGCCGAGCAGCGTGGAGGAGGCCGGGTCCGCGGGCGTGGGGTTGAACGACGAGGGCACCGGGTCGTAGCTGCTCGGCGCGGAGAGGAAGGTGTTCCAGGTGGCGTAGTTGCGCCCGAAGTAGCCGCGCGCCAGCTGGAGGCCGCTCTCCGCGCAGCTCTGCCGCTGGCCCGCGCGTGCGTGGGAGACGGCGCGCACGCGCTCACCGCCC
Encoded here:
- a CDS encoding HD domain-containing protein is translated as MPTLEDAIALAVEAHRGQRDKAGQPYVLHPLRLMLKLETEEERTVAVLHDVVEDTPWTLERLRERGYPEAVLRALEGLTRRKDESYEAFIERLRPDALARRVKLADLEDNMDVRRLTAVTAKDTERLARYRAAWARLREP